A stretch of the Capsicum annuum cultivar UCD-10X-F1 chromosome 10, UCD10Xv1.1, whole genome shotgun sequence genome encodes the following:
- the LOC107854525 gene encoding uncharacterized protein LOC107854525, with the protein MEISGSAFLAVFAVSGSVAFLAMKVNEHLLSDFINKLEIEIDKDQAKKKVMFSNKVVELGSHNKDIKFDDYISMKNYDAESSISSSDESLKSMPLNWQVRYKGILNDKITLRGYD; encoded by the exons ATGGAGATATCAGGATCTGCATTTTTGGCTGTATTTGCAGTTTCTGGAAGTGTTGCTTTCCTTGCCATGAAAGTGAATGAACATCTTCTTTCTGATTTCATAAACAAACTCGAAATTGAAATTG ATAAAGATCAAGCAAAGAAGAAGGTTATGTTTTCCAATAAAGTTGTGGAATTGGGTTCACataacaaagatataaaatttgatGATTATATTTCAATGAAGAATTATGATGCAGAATCGTCAATATCATCATCTGATGAGAGTTTGAAATCTATGCCTTTGAATTGGCAAGTTCGTTATAAAGGAATCCTTAATGATAAGATTACACTTAGAGGTTATGATTAA